A section of the Paenibacillus yonginensis genome encodes:
- a CDS encoding biotin transporter BioY, which produces MRQLSTTLSLRGVAFSALFAALVVVFGYVSIPLGFTPVPITLQTLAVLLAGGLLGPRYGFFSIIIVVVLTAVGFPLLQGKGGLAVMLGPTGGYVIMWPFAAFIIGLLVRKVKGNAWLQRLSVFLIMCLGSFLLYVTGVLWLAHVTGLTLPQATVAGMYPYIPGDLIKGAAATAIVLSLRQMFPPERLTGHGYETVRRRTHTMEE; this is translated from the coding sequence ATGAGGCAATTGTCTACAACCCTATCTTTAAGAGGAGTAGCGTTCAGTGCTCTATTCGCCGCACTTGTCGTTGTGTTTGGTTATGTCAGCATTCCGCTCGGCTTTACTCCCGTACCGATCACCCTGCAAACCTTGGCCGTTTTGCTTGCCGGAGGGCTGTTGGGTCCCCGGTATGGTTTCTTCAGCATTATAATTGTTGTCGTGCTGACGGCGGTCGGATTCCCATTGCTGCAAGGGAAAGGCGGTTTGGCGGTCATGCTGGGTCCAACAGGCGGATACGTCATCATGTGGCCTTTTGCTGCGTTCATTATCGGCCTTCTGGTTCGCAAGGTAAAAGGGAACGCCTGGCTGCAAAGGTTGTCCGTATTTCTGATTATGTGCTTAGGCTCTTTTCTATTATATGTAACCGGTGTACTCTGGCTCGCGCATGTGACCGGTTTAACGCTGCCGCAAGCAACCGTAGCCGGCATGTACCCTTATATCCCGGGCGATTTGATCAAAGGCGCAGCGGCTACGGCCATTGTGTTGTCCCTCCGGCAGATGTTCCCGCCGGAACGTTTGACCGGGCATGGTTATGAGACCGTTCGCCGGCGGACCCATACCATGGAAGAATAA
- a CDS encoding MBL fold metallo-hydrolase: MMKLHVWGGAGEHGRSCYLIAGERHRILFDCGVKKEDEGQYPLLDPEIIPQLTAVFLSHAHEDHSMALPLLYKQGYKGDIWTTKATVEQLSSYFASWGRYVKERGAERPYTEEHIAALKFRYLEDLVPVLQWAEMDLGEPGSGSDLPEIRLKWGRSGHLAGAVWLRLEVEGRRIFFSGDYSRESLLLAADSPMEDEAGEGGSPFSKGTGQRTGQNASHPAAKQAVWPTKPSGYAADLVIMDNAYGSDEETQEIKLKALERVARNTLEAGGHVLLPVPAYGRGQDMLVWACEQFDTCNLIVEENIWRGLQRLLDQPEWLLPQGRERIEQATASCLDRILVPSQDEERLEALVNKGPCLIFTADGMMESPKARWYFKHLAGNKRNAVIITGHAARHTFARNILEGGIKEVLCMVRHIRYKVHQGLPDVRKMLHEAPAVQTLLVHASKPKTDEVRRVLQGEGHQGVYSLRPGAELML, encoded by the coding sequence ATGATGAAATTGCATGTTTGGGGAGGGGCGGGCGAACACGGCCGCTCCTGTTATTTAATCGCCGGTGAACGGCACCGGATTTTGTTTGACTGCGGCGTTAAAAAAGAAGACGAAGGCCAATATCCGCTCCTTGATCCTGAAATCATCCCGCAGCTGACGGCGGTATTTCTGTCGCATGCTCACGAGGATCACTCTATGGCTCTTCCGTTATTATATAAGCAAGGTTATAAGGGAGATATCTGGACGACAAAAGCTACTGTGGAGCAGCTAAGCAGCTATTTTGCCAGCTGGGGCCGTTATGTGAAGGAACGGGGGGCAGAGCGGCCTTATACGGAAGAACATATTGCTGCTTTGAAGTTCCGTTATCTGGAGGATTTAGTCCCCGTCCTGCAGTGGGCGGAAATGGATCTAGGAGAGCCTGGTTCCGGTTCCGATCTGCCCGAAATTCGGCTGAAATGGGGAAGAAGCGGCCATCTGGCCGGGGCTGTCTGGCTGCGGCTGGAAGTTGAGGGCCGGAGGATCTTTTTCTCCGGGGATTACAGCCGGGAGTCACTGCTGCTTGCTGCCGATTCGCCGATGGAGGACGAAGCGGGGGAGGGCGGAAGCCCTTTTTCAAAGGGAACCGGACAAAGAACCGGACAAAACGCCAGCCACCCAGCCGCCAAACAAGCTGTCTGGCCGACTAAGCCGTCAGGTTATGCTGCCGATCTAGTTATTATGGATAACGCCTACGGCAGCGATGAGGAGACGCAGGAGATTAAGCTGAAAGCCCTGGAACGGGTGGCGCGAAACACGCTTGAAGCAGGCGGTCATGTGCTGCTGCCGGTGCCGGCTTACGGGCGGGGACAGGATATGCTGGTCTGGGCCTGTGAGCAGTTTGACACCTGCAACCTCATTGTCGAAGAGAATATCTGGAGGGGGCTGCAGCGTTTGCTCGATCAGCCGGAATGGCTGCTGCCGCAGGGGAGGGAACGAATCGAACAGGCCACGGCGAGCTGTCTGGACCGCATCTTGGTCCCCTCTCAGGATGAAGAACGTCTGGAAGCCTTGGTGAACAAGGGGCCTTGCCTGATCTTCACAGCTGATGGGATGATGGAATCCCCTAAAGCCCGTTGGTATTTCAAACATCTGGCCGGGAATAAGCGGAACGCTGTTATTATTACAGGACATGCCGCCCGGCATACCTTTGCCCGAAATATACTGGAGGGGGGTATAAAGGAGGTGTTGTGCATGGTCCGCCATATCCGCTACAAAGTTCATCAGGGACTGCCGGATGTAAGAAAAATGCTTCATGAAGCTCCGGCCGTGCAAACCCTGCTTGTCCATGCTTCTAAACCAAAGACGGATGAAGTCCGCAGGGTACTGCAGGGGGAGGGGCATCAAGGGGTATATTCGCTGAGGCCCGGCGCAGAACTGATGCTGTGA
- a CDS encoding YjzC family protein produces MGERTEFEPGDKAPNDGIYTEVGEARSFHTQIQNPKRITLKKGDTFPDTTNKNRKWKKAEKALVH; encoded by the coding sequence ATGGGCGAACGCACCGAATTCGAACCCGGAGACAAAGCGCCAAATGACGGCATTTATACCGAGGTTGGCGAAGCGCGCAGCTTCCACACGCAGATTCAGAATCCAAAGCGGATCACGCTGAAGAAGGGCGATACCTTCCCCGATACGACCAACAAGAACCGCAAATGGAAGAAAGCCGAGAAGGCCCTGGTTCATTAA
- a CDS encoding ATP-binding cassette domain-containing protein has product MPITIKDVTVYADRQRSHALLRDVDCVFPDDRSLTLIIGKSGSGKTTLLRTMAGLMTVGSGNVYYDELPLWINRRLNRSALLRSAVAFQFPEHQLFARTVQGEFDYSLRPYRLRKPDKERRIFAALEGQRLPAAFLSRAPFSLSGGQKRRVALASVMAAEAPWLLLDEPSAGLDAKSVLRLKEELVQWKERAGIVLVTHEIDTFLSIADRVLVLDQGQLIADLKPEELAANPHVLMEPGIGWTSHMELAQSLIEAGLPVPKDAVTPEQVAHLIERKLKGESPGTGQPKQQKLSAPALAPHKPASQDQPEIGNSSAPRKSGLYSMDARLKWLVYMLISAGIILQSRWFGTGIALFVAAFCMYFLMPEDRRKLLRMCKPLLWLMAAAILIAGIQLHGGQGDGGRSGIGFSFASAGDTFRRLLLFFEITIIALIFTLSTSTSAMKQGLAISLRPLKRLRIPVDMLALSASLVLRFIPLIMEEADRFSTIARARGKRTNRQGSMAMRDIPAFVIPLLVALFQAVEEWILAMEIKGAALLELQQPVSLTRNKRWEKLAVLIGMSCFAMLYLIRIKGL; this is encoded by the coding sequence ATGCCAATCACAATAAAGGATGTGACTGTCTACGCTGACCGGCAACGTTCACATGCCCTATTGAGAGATGTGGATTGCGTGTTTCCAGACGACCGCTCTTTAACCTTGATCATCGGGAAGTCCGGTTCTGGTAAAACAACTCTGCTGCGTACGATGGCCGGGTTGATGACTGTGGGCAGCGGAAATGTTTATTATGACGAGCTTCCGCTGTGGATCAACAGGCGGCTGAACCGCTCTGCTTTGCTGCGCAGTGCTGTTGCCTTCCAATTTCCCGAGCATCAGCTGTTTGCCCGTACGGTTCAGGGTGAATTTGATTATTCCCTCCGGCCTTACCGTCTCCGAAAACCGGACAAAGAGCGCCGCATTTTCGCTGCTCTGGAGGGTCAGCGGCTGCCTGCCGCATTTCTTTCCCGCGCTCCTTTCTCGTTAAGCGGGGGACAGAAGCGGCGGGTCGCTCTGGCCAGCGTTATGGCTGCCGAAGCGCCGTGGCTGCTGCTGGACGAGCCGTCAGCCGGACTGGATGCCAAATCGGTCCTTCGGCTTAAGGAGGAGCTTGTTCAATGGAAGGAACGCGCCGGCATCGTACTCGTTACCCATGAAATTGACACCTTTCTGTCCATTGCCGACCGGGTGCTGGTCCTCGATCAAGGGCAGCTAATAGCTGACCTGAAGCCGGAGGAGCTTGCCGCGAATCCGCATGTGCTCATGGAACCGGGGATTGGATGGACCAGCCATATGGAGCTTGCGCAGTCGCTTATAGAAGCGGGCCTGCCTGTACCGAAAGACGCCGTTACTCCGGAACAGGTGGCACATCTCATTGAGCGGAAGCTGAAGGGGGAAAGTCCAGGGACAGGGCAGCCGAAACAGCAGAAGCTGTCTGCCCCAGCTCTGGCGCCGCATAAGCCTGCGTCGCAAGACCAGCCGGAGATCGGAAACAGCTCTGCTCCGCGCAAGAGCGGCTTGTACAGCATGGATGCGAGGCTTAAATGGCTGGTCTATATGCTCATATCGGCCGGCATTATCCTGCAGTCCCGATGGTTTGGCACAGGGATCGCTTTGTTTGTTGCGGCTTTCTGTATGTATTTTCTGATGCCGGAGGATCGCCGCAAGCTGCTCCGAATGTGCAAACCTCTGTTATGGCTGATGGCGGCTGCCATCCTTATAGCGGGGATTCAGCTTCACGGAGGACAAGGAGACGGAGGGAGGAGCGGCATCGGATTTTCCTTTGCTTCCGCAGGCGATACGTTTCGGCGGCTGCTCTTATTTTTTGAAATCACCATCATCGCTTTGATCTTCACGCTCTCCACCAGTACCTCCGCTATGAAGCAGGGGCTTGCGATTTCACTCCGTCCGCTCAAGCGGCTCCGGATTCCGGTCGATATGCTGGCCTTGTCCGCTTCGCTGGTGCTGCGATTCATTCCTCTTATTATGGAGGAAGCAGACCGGTTCTCCACCATTGCAAGAGCCCGCGGCAAACGAACGAACCGGCAAGGGAGCATGGCTATGCGGGATATTCCCGCATTCGTGATCCCGCTGTTGGTCGCTTTATTCCAGGCTGTTGAGGAATGGATTCTGGCCATGGAGATCAAGGGTGCCGCTCTTTTAGAGCTGCAGCAGCCCGTATCTTTGACCCGGAATAAACGGTGGGAGAAGCTGGCGGTGCTCATTGGCATGTCATGTTTTGCGATGCTTTATCTGATCCGAATCAAGGGTTTGTAA
- the ssb gene encoding single-stranded DNA-binding protein, with protein sequence MLNRVILIGRLTRDPELRYTPSGVAVTQFTIAVDRPFTSQGGEREADFIPVVTWRQLAETCANYLRKGRLTAVEGRIQVRNYENNEGKRVYVTEVIADNVRFLESNREGGSGSGGGAPREEAPYSGGGNRSTGNNSSGYSRGNQDPFSDDGKPIDISDDDLPF encoded by the coding sequence ATGTTGAACCGTGTCATTCTGATCGGCCGGCTTACCCGGGATCCGGAGCTGCGTTATACGCCATCCGGCGTTGCGGTAACTCAGTTTACTATCGCAGTGGACAGACCTTTTACGTCGCAAGGCGGAGAAAGAGAAGCGGATTTCATACCGGTCGTAACGTGGAGACAGCTTGCTGAGACTTGTGCGAACTACCTGCGCAAAGGACGTCTGACTGCTGTAGAAGGGCGCATTCAAGTACGTAACTATGAGAATAACGAAGGCAAACGTGTTTACGTCACCGAAGTTATTGCTGATAATGTTCGTTTCTTGGAGTCGAACCGTGAAGGCGGATCAGGCAGCGGCGGAGGTGCGCCGCGGGAAGAAGCCCCTTATAGTGGCGGCGGAAACCGCAGCACCGGCAACAACAGCAGCGGTTACTCGCGCGGCAATCAGGATCCATTTTCCGACGACGGGAAGCCGATTGATATTTCGGATGATGATTTACCATTTTAA
- a CDS encoding ABC transporter permease, whose protein sequence is MKFGALKSLRAWSVLLALLVLAVLIVVPLVEIFVQTVYRDGELQWSAPFRTLADSELTGVMLGSVWLGICVIAGTTAFALPLAWVMAHTRIGRWKWLDVVLLIPFMTPPYIGSMGWILFMQKNGYLEQLMPFMSRITPYFFTFGGMILIMSLHLFPFLYLLLRGALERIGGSMEEAAAVMGAPFLYRFRRIIAPLLLSAYGMGSMLIFVKTIAEFGTPATFGKRIGYEVMTSEIHKYISSWPIDFGKATTLSSLLLTACLLMWYVQSVLSRRFTYSLVGGKGSRHAALKQKGWAVGLSAVFVGLLLVVSIGVPYFSIIAASTMKLRGVGLAWNNWTLDYYRQLLTWGTPSMKALMSSIWLSLAASTIAGVLGTWFALVIQRSRSLGQRTVDLFSLLPNTVPGIVMVVGLILLWNAPWMPVHLYNTYGMVILTYVILFVPYTVQYVKSAAGQIDGSLFQAGQVFGGRSFYIFRRVTLPLIIPGMLSGWIMTFTIASRELVGSLLILPPSVQTSATYIYAQFEQGQVSLGMAMAVVSVGFTTLMLLIIESLGSRRKWNAQ, encoded by the coding sequence ATGAAGTTCGGGGCTCTTAAATCTTTACGGGCATGGTCGGTTCTGCTGGCCTTGCTCGTCCTTGCAGTATTGATTGTTGTTCCACTGGTTGAGATTTTTGTTCAAACGGTGTACCGGGACGGGGAGCTGCAGTGGTCAGCTCCTTTCCGCACCCTGGCCGATTCCGAGCTAACCGGGGTTATGCTGGGTTCTGTCTGGCTGGGGATTTGCGTCATTGCCGGCACCACCGCTTTTGCCCTGCCGCTGGCCTGGGTCATGGCCCATACACGAATCGGCCGCTGGAAGTGGCTGGATGTGGTGCTGCTTATTCCTTTTATGACCCCGCCTTATATCGGGTCGATGGGCTGGATCCTGTTTATGCAGAAGAATGGGTATCTGGAGCAGCTTATGCCGTTTATGTCGCGGATTACGCCCTATTTCTTTACCTTCGGCGGAATGATCCTGATTATGAGCCTGCATCTGTTTCCATTCCTTTATTTGCTGCTGCGCGGCGCGCTTGAGCGGATCGGAGGCAGCATGGAGGAAGCGGCGGCCGTTATGGGAGCTCCGTTTCTGTACCGCTTTCGGCGGATCATCGCTCCGCTGCTGCTGTCTGCGTACGGCATGGGCTCCATGCTGATTTTTGTGAAGACGATTGCCGAGTTCGGCACACCCGCTACCTTTGGAAAAAGAATCGGATACGAGGTCATGACCTCGGAAATCCATAAATATATCTCCAGCTGGCCGATTGATTTCGGCAAGGCGACAACCTTGTCTTCGCTGCTGCTGACGGCCTGCCTACTGATGTGGTATGTGCAGTCCGTGCTGAGCAGACGGTTCACCTACAGCCTGGTCGGCGGGAAGGGGAGCCGCCATGCGGCTTTGAAGCAGAAGGGCTGGGCCGTGGGGTTGAGCGCTGTTTTTGTTGGGCTGCTGCTTGTTGTCTCGATCGGAGTGCCTTATTTCTCGATCATTGCCGCTTCGACCATGAAGCTGCGAGGTGTAGGCCTGGCCTGGAACAACTGGACGCTTGATTATTACCGTCAGCTGCTCACCTGGGGAACACCCAGCATGAAAGCGCTGATGTCAAGCATCTGGCTGTCGCTTGCCGCTTCTACAATAGCGGGGGTGCTTGGCACTTGGTTCGCGCTGGTCATTCAGCGTTCACGCAGCCTTGGACAGCGGACAGTCGATTTGTTCAGCCTGCTGCCGAATACCGTCCCCGGCATCGTCATGGTCGTGGGGCTGATCCTGCTTTGGAACGCGCCCTGGATGCCCGTTCATCTGTATAACACATATGGCATGGTCATCCTGACCTATGTGATTTTGTTTGTGCCTTATACCGTTCAATACGTTAAAAGTGCTGCCGGTCAAATTGACGGTTCGTTATTTCAAGCCGGCCAGGTGTTTGGCGGTCGTTCCTTTTATATTTTCAGACGGGTGACGCTGCCCTTGATTATTCCGGGCATGCTCTCCGGCTGGATCATGACCTTTACCATCGCCTCGCGTGAGCTGGTGGGTTCCCTGCTGATCCTGCCGCCTTCGGTTCAAACCTCAGCAACTTATATTTATGCTCAATTTGAACAAGGACAGGTATCGCTCGGCATGGCAATGGCGGTAGTATCGGTGGGCTTCACTACCTTGATGCTTCTAATTATCGAGAGCCTGGGCTCCAGAAGAAAGTGGAATGCACAATGA
- a CDS encoding ABC transporter substrate-binding protein: MLNFTPIRKRFQWRKSTALALALTFGLALAGCGNNAASNAAANGAAASNGGLNTSSNSAGAASSSTDSSSNTTTASADKKLTVYSAGPEGLATKLIEGYEAKTGVKVEMFQGTTGKILARMEAEKANPVADVVILASLPSAQGLKDEGLTLPYPDAVNADKLNPDWSDPEGNYFSTSASALGIAYNTKLVKTPPASWEDLAKPEFKDQVNIPDPSLSGSALDFMTGYLSLKGDSGWSLFEDYKKNGVAMAGANQEALDPVITGAKGVVAAAVDYMTYKAKQKGEPVDIVYPAEGTVISPRPAAILKSTQHEANAKAFIDYLLSDEAQKLVSDAALLPGRTDIKAENRANLNEIPQFKVDWNWMNENGADITEKFTKMFK, from the coding sequence ATGTTGAATTTCACACCGATCAGGAAGAGATTTCAATGGAGAAAAAGCACTGCGCTGGCCCTGGCTTTGACCTTCGGCCTGGCTTTGGCCGGCTGCGGGAACAACGCGGCATCCAACGCAGCAGCGAATGGGGCGGCAGCTTCAAATGGAGGCCTCAACACCTCCTCGAATTCAGCCGGCGCAGCTTCATCTTCAACGGATAGCAGCAGCAATACGACAACAGCCTCTGCAGACAAGAAGCTGACTGTGTATTCTGCTGGTCCGGAAGGTTTGGCTACGAAACTGATCGAAGGCTACGAAGCCAAAACGGGCGTCAAGGTAGAAATGTTCCAGGGAACAACAGGCAAGATTCTGGCCCGTATGGAAGCCGAGAAAGCGAACCCGGTAGCCGACGTTGTTATTCTGGCTTCGCTTCCTTCCGCTCAGGGCCTGAAAGACGAGGGATTAACCCTGCCTTACCCGGATGCGGTTAATGCGGACAAGCTGAATCCGGATTGGTCCGATCCTGAAGGCAACTATTTCAGCACAAGCGCATCGGCACTCGGCATTGCTTACAACACCAAACTGGTCAAGACCCCTCCGGCTTCATGGGAAGATTTAGCGAAACCTGAATTCAAGGACCAAGTCAACATTCCGGATCCATCCTTGTCCGGCTCGGCGCTTGATTTTATGACCGGTTACCTGAGCCTTAAAGGGGACAGCGGCTGGTCGCTGTTCGAAGATTATAAGAAAAATGGCGTGGCCATGGCCGGCGCCAACCAAGAAGCGCTCGACCCGGTAATTACTGGCGCTAAAGGAGTTGTAGCCGCAGCAGTTGACTATATGACTTATAAAGCGAAACAAAAAGGCGAACCCGTGGATATCGTGTATCCGGCAGAAGGTACGGTGATCAGCCCACGTCCGGCAGCCATCCTGAAATCGACACAGCACGAAGCCAATGCCAAAGCTTTTATTGATTACCTGCTGTCCGACGAAGCTCAGAAGCTGGTCTCTGATGCCGCGCTGCTGCCAGGACGTACAGACATCAAGGCTGAGAATCGGGCCAATCTCAATGAAATCCCGCAATTTAAAGTGGATTGGAACTGGATGAACGAGAACGGCGCCGACATTACCGAAAAATTTACGAAGATGTTTAAATAA
- the rpsF gene encoding 30S ribosomal protein S6, producing the protein MRKYEVMYIIRPDVEQEAVQAAVEKFQGIIQNGGEITKHDVMGKRRLAYEINKFRDGVYVLVNFTATPDVVNELERIMKISDEVIRYLITKDVA; encoded by the coding sequence ATGCGCAAATACGAAGTAATGTACATTATTCGTCCAGACGTTGAGCAGGAAGCTGTTCAAGCTGCTGTGGAGAAATTCCAAGGCATCATCCAAAACGGTGGCGAAATTACAAAACACGATGTTATGGGTAAACGCCGTCTTGCGTATGAGATCAACAAGTTCCGTGATGGAGTATATGTATTGGTAAACTTTACTGCGACTCCAGACGTTGTCAACGAGCTTGAGCGTATTATGAAGATCTCTGACGAAGTTATTCGTTACCTGATCACTAAAGACGTTGCTTAA
- the rpsR gene encoding 30S ribosomal protein S18, with protein MAFKQREGGDNDKRPARRGGRNKRRKVCYFTVNKITHIDYKDTELLKKFISERGKILPRRVTGTSAKYQRLLTIAVKRSRQIALLPYTTE; from the coding sequence ATGGCTTTCAAACAAAGAGAAGGCGGAGACAACGACAAAAGACCGGCTCGCCGCGGCGGCCGCAACAAACGTCGTAAAGTGTGCTACTTCACTGTGAACAAAATTACTCACATTGACTATAAAGATACTGAGCTGCTGAAGAAATTCATCAGCGAGCGCGGCAAAATTTTGCCACGTCGTGTAACTGGCACTAGCGCGAAATACCAACGCCTTTTGACAATCGCTGTTAAGCGTTCCCGTCAAATCGCATTGCTTCCTTACACAACTGAGTAA
- a CDS encoding energy-coupling factor ABC transporter ATP-binding protein has product MMMKLEQVTVDYVGDISGKPALQEISFELPKGSWTAVIGDNGSGKSTLSKVMSGFLPVSEGRRVLAAGHRVYAVLQNPETQLLGETVDEELQLSLRSLTDMDARDKEKRMRELLNEVGLSVPLDRPVKHLSGGQKQLLNIACCLGAGADPILFDEATSMLDPGSRKSVMEAAVRLHRLGTTIVWVTHRMEELCFAERILLLEHGHVRYDGETEAFFYGQDQAGNYDPGEPSPCEQLGYEPPYVVQVARSLHKRGYLLQARPLFSAQLSEEVKRCQSQ; this is encoded by the coding sequence ATGATGATGAAGCTTGAACAGGTTACCGTCGATTATGTTGGCGATATATCCGGGAAACCAGCCTTGCAGGAGATCTCTTTCGAACTTCCTAAAGGGTCATGGACAGCTGTAATTGGCGACAATGGCAGCGGGAAAAGTACCTTATCCAAAGTGATGTCCGGGTTTCTTCCGGTGTCTGAAGGCCGGCGGGTCCTTGCGGCAGGGCATAGGGTATATGCGGTGCTGCAAAATCCGGAAACCCAACTGCTCGGGGAGACGGTTGACGAAGAATTGCAGTTAAGTCTGCGAAGTCTTACCGATATGGACGCTCGTGACAAGGAGAAGCGAATGAGAGAACTTCTGAATGAGGTCGGCTTGTCAGTACCGCTTGATAGACCGGTCAAACATTTATCAGGAGGCCAGAAGCAGCTGCTGAATATCGCATGCTGTCTCGGGGCGGGGGCGGATCCGATTCTGTTTGACGAAGCGACCTCGATGCTGGATCCCGGCTCCCGTAAATCGGTGATGGAGGCTGCGGTCAGACTCCATCGTCTTGGGACCACCATCGTGTGGGTGACGCATCGCATGGAGGAGCTGTGTTTCGCCGAGCGAATTCTGCTGCTCGAACACGGCCATGTCCGTTATGACGGCGAAACGGAGGCATTTTTTTACGGTCAGGATCAAGCTGGGAATTATGATCCCGGAGAGCCCAGCCCGTGCGAACAGTTGGGTTATGAGCCGCCTTATGTGGTGCAGGTAGCCCGCAGCTTGCATAAGCGCGGTTATCTCTTGCAGGCGCGGCCGCTGTTCTCAGCGCAATTGAGCGAGGAGGTCAAACGATGCCAATCACAATAA
- a CDS encoding ABC transporter ATP-binding protein, producing the protein MDLYIRGLGKTFGSTTALHPTDLTVKQGKFTTLLGPSGCGKTTLLRMIAGLETPDQGTISFGDEVLFAGPGQKETPPHKRGVGMVFQDFALWPHMTVFENVAFGLRTSRRTQELRETVMEALEKVKLGGMEHRYPHQLSGGQQQRVAFARAAAVQPRLVLFDEPLSALDAVLREEMRVEMISLVRDMGLTALYVTHDQIEAMSMSDEVVVMQGGRILQSGTPEEVYGQPADPFVARFIGKSNWLNLGSEDRAGSAQGSVEASAGSAAMFRPEHLRLEPVQGESYEGFEVEVLHVSYMGDRYELHIRAAGQQQVWTAYHHSRVGEGSRLTVYLPEGRIIPFAVPAGIGE; encoded by the coding sequence ATGGATTTATATATAAGGGGGCTGGGCAAAACATTCGGCAGCACTACGGCGCTGCATCCCACCGATCTGACAGTTAAACAAGGCAAATTTACGACTCTGCTCGGGCCGTCCGGCTGCGGCAAAACAACACTGCTGCGGATGATCGCCGGTCTGGAAACACCGGATCAAGGTACAATCTCCTTCGGTGACGAGGTATTGTTCGCTGGACCCGGGCAGAAGGAAACACCGCCTCACAAACGGGGGGTTGGTATGGTTTTTCAGGATTTTGCCCTTTGGCCGCATATGACGGTATTTGAAAATGTAGCCTTCGGCCTGCGGACAAGCCGCCGGACCCAGGAGCTCCGTGAGACGGTCATGGAAGCGCTGGAGAAGGTCAAGCTGGGCGGGATGGAACACCGCTACCCCCACCAGCTGTCCGGCGGGCAGCAGCAGCGGGTTGCTTTTGCCCGGGCGGCAGCGGTGCAGCCTCGGCTGGTGTTGTTCGATGAACCGCTGAGTGCGCTGGATGCCGTGCTGCGCGAAGAGATGCGCGTGGAGATGATCTCGCTCGTTCGCGATATGGGGCTTACCGCTTTGTACGTCACGCATGACCAGATTGAAGCGATGTCCATGTCCGATGAGGTTGTGGTCATGCAGGGAGGGCGCATTCTCCAATCCGGCACGCCGGAGGAGGTCTACGGGCAGCCTGCCGACCCGTTTGTGGCTCGGTTTATCGGCAAGTCCAACTGGCTGAATCTGGGAAGCGAAGACAGGGCCGGGTCTGCGCAAGGGTCCGTGGAAGCCTCTGCCGGTTCTGCAGCCATGTTCAGGCCGGAGCATCTCCGGTTAGAGCCGGTGCAGGGCGAATCCTATGAGGGCTTTGAGGTGGAGGTCCTGCATGTCAGTTATATGGGAGACCGGTATGAACTGCATATCCGGGCAGCGGGCCAGCAGCAGGTCTGGACCGCTTATCATCACAGCCGGGTGGGGGAAGGCAGCCGTCTGACCGTGTATCTCCCGGAAGGCCGGATCATCCCGTTTGCTGTACCTGCTGGAATTGGGGAATAA